The following coding sequences are from one Cygnus olor isolate bCygOlo1 chromosome 2, bCygOlo1.pri.v2, whole genome shotgun sequence window:
- the LOC121065360 gene encoding coiled-coil domain-containing protein 81-like, whose translation MAKYFSGPCMPPTTEKLLNSELAKIWASASYYLSQQLALHQAVRIPSLGTFTVVTEQVASQKNDIVTVERPMFHLAKAIVHNHDLRYDYIDVPGHLHFEELPYAQIASETMSLRA comes from the exons ATGGCAAAATACTTCTCAGGGCCTTGCATGCCTCCAACAACTGAGAAGCTCTTAAATTCTG AGCTCGCTAAGATTTGGGCCAGCGCCTCCTATTACCTGAGTCAACAGCTGGCTCTCCACCAG GCTGTCCGCATTCCTAGCCTTGGAACATTCACAGTTGTCACAGAGCAAGTAGCCAGCCAGAAAAACGACATCGTGACTGTTGAGAGACCCATGTTTCATCTGGCTAAGGCTATTGTGCACAACCATGACCTCCGATACGACTACATAGACGTTCCAG GCCACCTGCATTTTGAGGAACTGCCGTACGCTCAGATCGCCTCAGAAACAATGTCTCTGAGAGCTTAG
- the LOC121064377 gene encoding coiled-coil domain-containing protein 81-like — MAKYFSGPCMPPTTEKLLNSELAKIWASASYYLSQQLALHQAVRIPSLGTFTVVTEQVASQKNDIVTVERPMFHLAKAIVHNHDLRYDYIDVPGHLHFEELPYAQIASENNVSESLVRLCVERTTRLFCVCIEDRQNIAFLWRDVGMLIIEGKDVK, encoded by the exons ATGGCAAAATACTTCTCAGGGCCTTGCATGCCTCCAACAACTGAGAAGCTCTTAAATTCTG AGCTCGCTAAGATTTGGGCCAGCGCCTCCTATTACCTGAGTCAACAGCTGGCTCTCCACCAG GCTGTCCGCATTCCTAGCCTTGGAACATTCACAGTTGTCACAGAGCAAGTAGCCAGCCAGAAAAACGACATCGTGACTGTTGAGAGACCCATGTTTCATCTGGCTAAGGCTATTGTGCACAACCATGACCTCCGATACGACTACATAGACGTTCCAG GCCACCTGCATTTTGAGGAACTGCCGTACGCTCAGATCGCCTCAGAAAACAATGTCTCTGAGAGCTTAGTGCGGCTTTGCGTAGAAAGGACCACGCGTCTCTTCTGTGTCTGCATAGAGGACAGGCAGAACATTGCCTTCCTTTGGAGAGACGTTGGCATGCTGATCATCGAGGGCAAGGACGTAAAATGA